One window from the genome of Thermoleophilia bacterium encodes:
- a CDS encoding PspC domain-containing protein, producing MNSNTKDKRLTRSRDDRFIGGVAAGIARRLGISIKTVEAHASSVLRKLQLSTRHELSRWAAERDLID from the coding sequence ATGAACTCAAACACAAAAGACAAAAGGCTCACCAGATCCCGTGACGACCGCTTCATCGGCGGCGTCGCGGCGGGCATCGCCCGGCGGCTCGGCATCTCGATCAAGACGGTCGAGGCCCACGCCAGCTCGGTGCTGCGGAAGCTCCAGCTCTCGACCCGCCACGAGCTCAGCCGATGGGCAGCGGAGCGCGACCTGATCGACTAG
- a CDS encoding threonine aldolase — MSTSRGFASDNSSGAHPAILAAIAEANQGHVTSYGGDPETARLAEASQAEFGGGSVIFPMMNGTGSNVAALRAMARPHQAVICAETAHLAIDETAAPEAIAGLKLLGAPTPDGKLTPEIAATKLADRADLPHAAWPAVVSITQATELGTVYTPAEVGALADFAHENGMLLHMDGSRLANAAASLDLGLNEISLECGVDVLCFGANKNGALFGEAVVFREPGLAEGFEVLRKGSLQLASKMRFVSAQLNALLEGELWRELAGNANHMAAALSEAVAWIDGVELAQPTEANLVFIAIELEKARVFARRCLPHQPLVFELGDVGLIRLVASWDTEIEDVDRLVTELRAVLA; from the coding sequence ATGAGCACCTCGCGCGGATTCGCTTCGGACAACTCCTCGGGGGCACACCCGGCGATCCTCGCGGCAATCGCGGAAGCCAACCAGGGGCACGTCACCTCGTACGGGGGCGATCCCGAGACGGCCCGCCTCGCGGAGGCGAGCCAAGCCGAATTCGGCGGCGGTTCGGTGATCTTCCCGATGATGAACGGGACCGGCTCCAACGTCGCCGCCCTGCGGGCGATGGCCCGGCCGCACCAGGCCGTGATCTGCGCCGAGACCGCCCACCTGGCGATCGACGAGACCGCGGCGCCGGAGGCGATCGCCGGCCTCAAGCTGCTGGGCGCGCCCACCCCGGACGGCAAGCTCACCCCCGAAATCGCCGCGACAAAGCTGGCCGACCGCGCCGACCTGCCGCACGCCGCCTGGCCGGCCGTGGTCTCGATCACCCAGGCGACCGAGCTCGGCACGGTCTATACACCTGCGGAGGTCGGTGCGCTGGCCGACTTCGCGCACGAGAACGGGATGCTTCTCCACATGGACGGCTCCCGGCTGGCGAACGCTGCCGCCTCGCTCGATCTCGGCTTGAACGAAATCAGTCTCGAGTGCGGGGTCGACGTACTCTGCTTCGGGGCCAACAAAAACGGCGCGCTCTTCGGGGAAGCGGTGGTCTTCCGCGAACCGGGGCTGGCCGAAGGCTTCGAAGTACTGCGCAAGGGCTCGCTCCAGCTCGCTTCGAAGATGCGTTTTGTCTCGGCCCAGCTGAACGCCCTGCTCGAAGGCGAGCTGTGGAGGGAGCTCGCCGGCAACGCGAACCACATGGCCGCCGCGCTTTCGGAGGCGGTCGCCTGGATCGACGGGGTCGAGCTCGCCCAGCCGACAGAGGCCAACCTCGTCTTCATCGCAATCGAACTTGAAAAAGCGAGGGTCTTTGCGCGACGGTGCCTCCCGCACCAGCCGCTGGTGTTCGAACTCGGCGACGTCGGTCTGATCAGGCTGGTTGCCTCGTGGGACACGGAGATCGAAGACGTCGACCGGCTGGTCACGGAACTCCGCGCCGTATTGGCCTAG
- a CDS encoding helix-turn-helix transcriptional regulator: MRTSTSPTPIPIRRALRDIGNNLQAWRKLRGLTQSQLADRAAVARTTVIRLEQDNGNVSLENTLRVLNALGILENLPSAVDPYETDLGRLRADEQLPVRVRPRSFGSDDA; the protein is encoded by the coding sequence ATGAGAACCTCAACCTCACCCACACCAATTCCGATAAGACGTGCTCTCCGCGACATCGGCAACAACCTTCAGGCCTGGAGGAAGCTCCGCGGCCTGACCCAGAGCCAGCTCGCCGATCGAGCCGCGGTCGCAAGGACGACAGTCATCCGGCTCGAGCAGGACAACGGCAATGTGAGTCTGGAGAACACTTTGCGAGTCCTAAACGCACTCGGCATCCTGGAAAACCTGCCGAGTGCCGTTGACCCATACGAAACGGACCTCGGTCGCCTCCGGGCAGACGAACAGCTTCCGGTACGAGTTCGACCCCGAAGCTTTGGCAGCGACGATGCCTGA
- a CDS encoding type II toxin-antitoxin system HipA family toxin, which produces MAATMPDREIEVVVCLGRDEVLAGKLWSHRRRGIESMTFSYDAGYIELPDAYELDPSLPLFTGGHQTPTGREIFGAFSDSVPDRWGRRLIARTETKRSKRDGTAQRSFGEIDYLLGVRDDLRQGALRFREPGIDDFLASESTGVPAFVGLPKLLSAAEHLEQGEENEEDLALLLRGGSSLGGARPKAHVIGQGGRIAIAKFPSPGADEWDVMRWEYVALQLARESGIKVPDFELQEVDGKPVLVVYRFDRAADLRIGYASAMTMLGLRDDDRASYLDIGEVISNESPHATDDLHELWRRMAFSVVISNFDDHLRNHAFLRKTSAGWSLSPAFDMNPDPGPGERHLHTAIDHEDTSASVDLLIDVAAEFRLTEEAALRVLGEVSAATSRWRQVAEPVGLEREIDLMEPAFEHEAAIRARDLAA; this is translated from the coding sequence TTGGCAGCGACGATGCCTGACCGCGAAATCGAAGTAGTCGTCTGTCTCGGACGAGACGAAGTCCTGGCGGGCAAGCTCTGGTCCCACCGGCGACGTGGCATCGAGTCGATGACCTTCAGCTACGACGCCGGCTACATCGAATTGCCAGACGCATATGAGCTCGACCCGAGCCTGCCCTTGTTCACAGGGGGTCACCAGACTCCGACCGGGCGCGAGATTTTTGGTGCTTTTTCTGATTCCGTTCCAGACCGCTGGGGACGCCGCCTCATCGCGAGAACGGAAACCAAGCGCTCCAAGCGCGACGGAACGGCTCAAAGAAGCTTTGGCGAAATCGACTACCTTCTCGGTGTCCGCGATGACCTGCGTCAGGGTGCGTTGCGTTTTCGTGAGCCAGGAATTGACGATTTCCTGGCTTCGGAAAGTACGGGCGTGCCGGCCTTCGTGGGACTTCCGAAACTGCTGAGTGCCGCAGAACACCTGGAGCAAGGTGAAGAAAACGAGGAAGATCTTGCTCTTTTGCTCCGCGGCGGAAGTTCGCTCGGTGGCGCCAGGCCCAAGGCCCACGTGATCGGCCAGGGAGGGCGAATAGCAATCGCCAAGTTTCCGAGCCCCGGGGCGGACGAATGGGATGTGATGCGGTGGGAGTACGTCGCCCTTCAGCTCGCCAGAGAGTCTGGAATCAAGGTTCCCGACTTCGAGCTGCAGGAAGTTGATGGCAAACCGGTGTTGGTCGTCTATCGATTCGACCGCGCGGCTGACCTGCGAATCGGGTACGCAAGCGCGATGACGATGCTCGGGTTGCGAGATGACGATCGGGCGAGCTACCTCGACATCGGCGAAGTAATCAGCAACGAGTCGCCACATGCGACCGATGACTTACATGAACTCTGGCGCAGAATGGCGTTCTCGGTCGTGATCTCGAATTTCGACGACCACCTGCGCAACCACGCGTTTCTTCGCAAAACCAGTGCCGGGTGGTCACTTTCGCCGGCCTTCGACATGAATCCGGATCCGGGGCCGGGCGAGCGCCACCTGCACACCGCAATCGACCACGAAGACACGAGCGCGAGTGTGGATCTCCTAATTGATGTGGCGGCAGAGTTTCGGCTGACTGAAGAGGCAGCGCTCAGAGTTCTCGGTGAAGTCAGTGCGGCAACCTCACGCTGGCGCCAGGTCGCGGAGCCGGTGGGCCTCGAGAGAGAGATCGACTTGATGGAACCGGCGTTTGAGCACGAAGCGGCGATCCGCGCGAGAGATCTGGCCGCCTGA
- a CDS encoding sigma-70 family RNA polymerase sigma factor encodes MEVDSEELRVMIAAGRKQGYLTYEAIAKAVSDLDVNREQIEELHAHLTEQGIEVITKEDATSRSPVEEVAAPPPPVADAGTEANLDSLRLYLRSIGQVDLLNAAQEVELAKRIERGDMEAKRQMVEANLRLVVSIAKSYLGRGLSFLDLIQEGSLGLIRAVEKFDYRRGYKFSTYATWWIRQAVTRAVADKSRSIRIPVHMVEKLNRVHFVERQLVQDLGREPEPFEIADELGWTVQEVRDVWRVSQAPISLEKPVGDGEETELVDLVRDENAMEPFDEASLNMRSEGVRKVLDGLSERERQVLVMRYGLGGLNPRTLEECGEAFGVTRERVRQIETSTLRKIKSLPEAQGLREGG; translated from the coding sequence ATGGAAGTGGATAGCGAAGAGCTGCGAGTGATGATCGCGGCTGGTCGTAAGCAGGGGTACCTGACTTACGAAGCTATCGCCAAGGCCGTTTCCGACCTCGACGTCAATCGCGAACAGATCGAGGAACTGCACGCCCACCTGACCGAACAGGGCATTGAAGTCATCACCAAGGAAGACGCGACCTCGCGCAGTCCGGTCGAGGAAGTCGCCGCACCGCCGCCCCCGGTTGCCGACGCCGGCACCGAGGCCAATCTCGATTCGCTGCGGCTCTACCTGCGTTCGATCGGTCAGGTCGACCTGCTGAACGCCGCCCAGGAGGTCGAGCTCGCCAAGCGCATCGAACGCGGCGACATGGAGGCCAAGCGCCAGATGGTCGAGGCCAACCTGCGCCTGGTGGTCTCGATCGCGAAGAGCTATCTCGGCCGCGGCCTGAGCTTCCTCGACCTGATCCAGGAAGGCTCACTCGGCCTGATCCGTGCAGTTGAGAAGTTCGACTACCGCCGTGGTTACAAATTTTCGACTTACGCCACCTGGTGGATCCGCCAGGCGGTGACCCGCGCGGTCGCCGACAAGTCACGGTCGATCCGGATCCCGGTCCACATGGTCGAGAAGCTCAACCGGGTTCACTTCGTCGAGCGCCAGCTGGTCCAGGACCTCGGCCGCGAGCCGGAGCCGTTCGAGATCGCCGACGAGCTCGGCTGGACCGTGCAGGAGGTGAGGGACGTCTGGCGCGTCTCCCAGGCGCCGATCTCCCTGGAGAAGCCGGTCGGCGACGGGGAAGAGACCGAGCTGGTCGACCTGGTGCGCGACGAGAACGCGATGGAGCCCTTCGACGAAGCCTCGCTCAACATGCGGAGCGAAGGCGTGCGCAAGGTCCTCGACGGACTCTCCGAGCGCGAACGGCAGGTTCTCGTCATGCGGTACGGCCTCGGCGGCCTCAACCCGCGCACCCTCGAGGAATGCGGCGAGGCCTTCGGCGTCACCCGCGAGCGCGTGCGCCAGATCGAGACCAGCACCCTGCGGAAGATCAAGAGCCTGCCTGAAGCCCAGGGCCTGCGCGAAGGCGGCTGA
- a CDS encoding GTP cyclohydrolase I FolE2, with the protein MINPEITASPKGIDAQASAPATRVSLSRVGVTGVEKVISLGEAGHYHAELECFVDLGPDQAGVHMSRFEENVAEAIEEVIASESMRAEKLAARIAELVRDRQGGIRAEVSIKANYAETVPAPVSGIANQQIYTLLGTAVASAEATRTVTGVQAQGMTACPCAQGMVADLSRERLEARGYTEGQIDEIIDTVPIATHNQRGIGTLHIGCAEGSATDIDARDLLRLVESSMSSEIYELMKRPDELAVVAKAHSQPRFVEDCVREMLRQVVENYSGLSANAFIMARQENLETIHRHNVVAERFGLLGDLQDEMASDRHTRRHVSMREWLES; encoded by the coding sequence ATGATCAATCCAGAAATAACAGCTTCCCCGAAGGGGATCGACGCACAGGCATCCGCCCCGGCCACCCGCGTGAGCCTCTCGCGGGTCGGCGTGACCGGCGTCGAGAAGGTGATCAGCCTCGGTGAGGCGGGTCACTACCACGCCGAGCTCGAATGCTTCGTCGATCTCGGCCCCGACCAGGCCGGCGTCCACATGTCTCGCTTCGAGGAGAACGTCGCCGAAGCGATCGAAGAGGTGATCGCCTCGGAATCGATGCGAGCCGAGAAGCTTGCCGCCCGGATCGCCGAACTCGTACGGGATCGCCAGGGCGGCATCCGGGCCGAAGTCTCGATCAAGGCGAACTACGCCGAGACCGTGCCCGCACCGGTCTCCGGCATCGCCAACCAGCAGATCTACACCCTGCTCGGCACCGCGGTCGCCTCAGCCGAAGCTACCCGCACGGTGACGGGAGTCCAGGCCCAGGGCATGACCGCCTGCCCGTGCGCCCAGGGCATGGTTGCCGACCTCTCCCGCGAACGGCTCGAAGCGCGCGGGTACACCGAGGGTCAGATCGACGAGATCATCGACACCGTGCCGATCGCCACCCACAACCAGCGCGGAATCGGCACCCTCCACATCGGCTGCGCCGAAGGCTCGGCCACCGACATCGACGCGCGGGACCTGCTGCGCCTGGTCGAGAGCTCGATGAGTTCCGAGATCTACGAACTGATGAAACGCCCGGACGAGCTGGCCGTGGTCGCCAAGGCCCATTCCCAGCCCCGCTTCGTCGAGGACTGCGTGCGCGAGATGCTGCGCCAGGTGGTCGAGAACTATTCCGGGCTCTCGGCGAACGCCTTCATCATGGCCCGCCAGGAGAACCTCGAGACGATCCACCGGCACAACGTGGTCGCCGAGCGGTTCGGACTGCTCGGGGACCTGCAGGACGAGATGGCCAGCGACCGCCATACCCGGCGTCACGTCTCGATGCGGGAGTGGCTCGAAAGCTGA
- the pgsA gene encoding CDP-diacylglycerol--glycerol-3-phosphate 3-phosphatidyltransferase, producing MNIPNALTLLRILAVPVVVVALLDGTPNGDTLAAIVFALAAMTDGLDGYIARSRDSITTFGKLMDPLADKLLITAALVSLVSLNRLPAWVAMVIIAREFAVTGLRSIAAERGVVIAASWMGKVKTVLQIGAVFALITFNPAPVWVDVLVYVAVVATVVSGLDYFFGLRKRIAEQRRHEEHRPDQDLLG from the coding sequence CTGAACATTCCGAACGCCCTGACGCTCCTGCGGATCCTCGCGGTGCCGGTCGTGGTCGTGGCCCTGCTCGACGGTACGCCGAACGGCGACACCCTGGCCGCGATCGTCTTCGCCCTCGCCGCGATGACCGACGGGCTCGACGGTTACATCGCCCGCTCCCGGGATTCGATCACCACCTTCGGCAAGCTGATGGACCCGTTGGCCGACAAGCTGCTGATTACTGCCGCGCTGGTCTCTCTGGTCTCGCTTAACCGGCTGCCGGCCTGGGTGGCGATGGTCATCATCGCCCGGGAGTTCGCGGTCACCGGACTGCGCTCGATCGCCGCCGAGCGCGGCGTGGTCATTGCCGCCAGCTGGATGGGCAAGGTCAAGACGGTGCTGCAGATCGGCGCGGTGTTCGCGCTGATCACCTTTAACCCGGCTCCGGTCTGGGTCGACGTGCTGGTCTATGTCGCGGTGGTCGCAACCGTGGTCAGCGGCCTGGATTACTTCTTCGGCCTGCGCAAGCGGATCGCGGAACAGCGTCGCCACGAGGAGCATCGGCCCGACCAGGACCTGCTCGGCTGA
- a CDS encoding twin-arginine translocase TatA/TatE family subunit, whose translation MPIGFLPNIGPLELGILLVIVIIILGPKRIPQAARAVGQGFRNFKGSIDRPEDDDPDELTKAEASDPATSKPSEKSKTES comes from the coding sequence ATGCCAATCGGCTTTCTTCCAAATATCGGCCCGCTCGAACTCGGCATCCTCCTGGTGATCGTGATCATCATCCTCGGGCCCAAACGCATCCCGCAGGCGGCCCGCGCGGTCGGTCAGGGCTTCCGCAATTTCAAGGGCAGCATCGATCGCCCCGAAGACGATGACCCGGACGAGCTGACCAAGGCCGAGGCTTCCGACCCGGCCACGTCGAAGCCGTCCGAGAAGAGCAAGACAGAGAGCTGA